The uncultured Roseibium sp. genome contains a region encoding:
- a CDS encoding PAS-domain containing protein — translation MSTHFIRDGSDESALLGCLMETMHQGITIIDADLNVVLLNAAARRLLNFPDDAIGDNPTLEDLIRFNAKRGDYGPGDPEEQVRLRLDRARRFEPHDFERVRPDGTMLRIQGTPAGDGGFVTIYTDVTRERTQERELNDVRAHLEERLDDRTRELQDSRDLLLNAINAVKDGMGISDPRGRVMLANDRMRQIYPGVDERIKEGIYVPELLKLIFPDEPEIPFEELINRAGPSEEKRFPDGKWYRIDRTLTPDGGIISVYADVTEYKQQQATLMGQAHELVKLLNQEKRLSELQRDFVSMASHEFRTPLAIIDSNAQRLIRRSDKLEQSAILERGTRIRDSVGRMQYLINRFLNFTRSQAGDMEIDSRDQPVKVTVSECCRRFQDSCSSHRIVLDTGNLPEILRFDRKLLELCIDNLLSNAVKYSPDAAEIRVTGHADGNWAAICVEDDGLGIPETEHRKVFDRYFRASTSSGIAGTGIGLNMISMIMDKHRGKVDLESRVGEGTRVTLRLPVAQEDAGEWPERAPLRRSATSA, via the coding sequence ATGAGCACACATTTCATCCGTGACGGCTCTGACGAAAGCGCGCTTCTCGGGTGCCTGATGGAAACCATGCATCAGGGGATCACGATCATCGACGCGGATCTGAATGTGGTCCTTCTCAACGCGGCTGCGCGACGTCTTTTAAATTTCCCCGACGATGCCATTGGCGATAACCCGACCCTGGAAGACCTGATCCGGTTCAACGCCAAACGCGGGGATTACGGTCCCGGCGACCCGGAAGAACAAGTCCGTTTGCGATTGGATCGGGCGAGGCGTTTCGAGCCGCATGACTTCGAGCGCGTCCGGCCGGACGGCACAATGCTGCGTATCCAGGGGACGCCGGCCGGAGATGGCGGTTTCGTCACGATCTACACCGATGTCACGCGCGAACGCACCCAGGAACGGGAATTGAACGATGTGCGGGCGCATCTGGAAGAGCGGCTCGATGACCGCACGCGCGAACTCCAGGACAGCCGCGATCTGCTTCTGAACGCGATCAACGCGGTGAAGGACGGTATGGGCATTTCCGATCCGCGGGGACGGGTGATGCTTGCCAACGATCGAATGCGGCAGATCTATCCGGGGGTCGACGAGCGCATCAAGGAGGGGATTTATGTTCCCGAACTTCTGAAGCTCATCTTTCCGGATGAACCTGAGATACCCTTCGAGGAGCTGATAAACCGGGCCGGTCCCTCCGAGGAAAAGCGGTTTCCCGATGGCAAGTGGTACCGGATCGACCGAACGCTGACGCCGGATGGCGGGATTATTTCCGTCTATGCGGACGTCACCGAATACAAGCAGCAGCAGGCCACGCTGATGGGGCAGGCCCACGAACTGGTCAAGCTGCTCAATCAGGAAAAGCGGCTCAGCGAATTGCAGCGGGATTTCGTCTCCATGGCGTCGCACGAGTTCCGTACGCCGCTCGCCATTATCGACAGCAACGCCCAACGGCTGATCCGTCGTTCCGACAAGCTTGAGCAGTCTGCGATTCTGGAGCGCGGGACGCGTATTCGGGATTCGGTCGGCCGGATGCAGTATCTGATCAACCGGTTTTTGAATTTCACCCGCTCGCAGGCTGGGGACATGGAGATCGATAGCCGCGATCAACCTGTGAAAGTCACTGTCAGCGAGTGTTGCCGCCGTTTTCAGGACAGCTGTTCAAGCCACCGGATCGTCCTCGATACGGGCAACCTGCCGGAGATCCTGCGCTTCGACCGGAAACTGCTTGAGCTGTGCATCGACAACCTTCTGTCCAACGCGGTGAAATATTCGCCCGATGCGGCAGAGATCCGGGTGACAGGTCACGCAGACGGGAACTGGGCGGCGATCTGCGTTGAAGATGACGGACTGGGTATTCCGGAAACCGAACACCGGAAAGTCTTCGATCGTTACTTCCGGGCCTCTACATCCAGCGGCATTGCCGGTACCGGTATCGGCCTCAACATGATCTCGATGATTATGGACAAGCACCGCGGGAAGGTCGACCTGGAGAGCCGGGTCGGGGAGGGAACCCGCGTGACGCTCCGCCTGCCGGTCGCGCAGGAAGATGCCGGGGAATGGCCCGAAAGGGCCCCCCTGCGGCGGTCGGCGACATCTGCCTGA
- a CDS encoding response regulator, giving the protein MAAKATILCVEDEGYLRQDLREELEEAGYDVLTAPDGKVAIERIGEKRPDLILCDVMMPEMDGLAFLTYIRSAMPALNDVPLIFLTARGMREDIVAGKQMGADDYLTKPVDYDLLLATVDAHLRQVSRVEELNRIRLQQIYQEVKRLRGSKEPLTISIVTGNPKVIAPIRGALLELGCKVRTVPEANLENGGSLFDDDSITILTYSEAVNRYLTRQAGTAGIGTSRRVLLAPPSMSAARKERLLETGLDDFIDYPYKPVDVFKVVMDRLQEVRLPSAQAAG; this is encoded by the coding sequence ATGGCAGCCAAGGCAACTATTCTGTGTGTTGAGGATGAGGGGTACCTCCGCCAGGACCTTCGCGAAGAACTTGAGGAAGCCGGCTACGATGTCCTGACGGCGCCCGACGGCAAGGTGGCCATCGAGCGGATCGGGGAAAAAAGACCGGACCTGATTCTGTGCGACGTGATGATGCCGGAAATGGACGGCCTGGCATTTCTCACCTATATCCGCTCCGCCATGCCGGCTCTGAACGATGTGCCGCTCATCTTTCTGACGGCCAGGGGCATGCGCGAAGACATTGTCGCCGGCAAGCAGATGGGCGCGGACGATTATCTGACAAAGCCGGTCGACTACGATCTGCTTCTTGCGACCGTCGACGCCCATCTCAGGCAGGTTTCGCGGGTCGAGGAGCTTAACCGGATCCGGCTCCAGCAGATCTATCAGGAGGTCAAGCGCCTGCGCGGCTCGAAGGAGCCGTTGACGATCTCCATCGTCACAGGGAACCCGAAGGTGATCGCGCCGATCCGCGGTGCTCTTCTGGAGCTGGGCTGCAAGGTCCGGACCGTGCCCGAGGCCAATCTGGAAAACGGCGGGTCCCTGTTCGATGACGACAGCATTACAATCCTGACCTACAGCGAGGCGGTGAACCGGTATCTGACCCGGCAGGCAGGAACGGCCGGCATAGGGACCTCCAGGCGCGTGCTTCTGGCGCCGCCAAGCATGAGCGCGGCCCGCAAGGAGCGCCTGTTGGAAACCGGCCTGGATGATTTCATCGACTATCCCTACAAGCCGGTGGATGTATTCAAGGTCGTCATGGATCGGCTGCAGGAGGTTCGTCTGCCAAGCGCGCAGGCTGCCGGCTGA